One Antricoccus suffuscus genomic region harbors:
- a CDS encoding class I SAM-dependent methyltransferase encodes MSAVIRSPNIWDSPAVYEIENHAVDPDGRLLRQLRAGHDWTAQAVLDIGCGTGFYLPTFAGSARQVIGVEPHPPLVAGARRRVRNAGLANVDVRAGTAQQLPVPNSSVDVAHARWAYFFGPGCEPGLIELDRVMRRGGTAFIIDNDASRSTFGGWFRRAWPQYDVRAVETFFSSRGWARQSIDMGWRFSRRTDFESVVRIEFAPALAAQIIAEHAGLDVDYAVNLWIKTF; translated from the coding sequence ATGAGCGCCGTCATCAGGTCGCCCAATATTTGGGACTCTCCGGCGGTCTACGAGATCGAAAACCACGCCGTGGATCCCGATGGCCGGCTGCTGCGGCAACTGCGCGCCGGGCATGACTGGACCGCACAGGCCGTGCTTGACATCGGTTGCGGCACGGGCTTTTATCTGCCGACGTTTGCCGGGTCCGCGCGGCAGGTGATCGGCGTTGAGCCGCATCCGCCGCTGGTCGCCGGTGCACGACGGCGGGTGCGTAATGCCGGACTGGCGAACGTCGATGTGCGGGCCGGCACCGCGCAGCAGTTGCCGGTGCCGAACTCCTCGGTGGACGTCGCGCACGCACGGTGGGCATATTTCTTCGGCCCGGGCTGTGAGCCCGGCCTGATCGAGCTCGATCGGGTGATGCGCCGCGGCGGTACGGCGTTCATCATCGACAACGACGCGAGCCGGTCCACCTTCGGCGGCTGGTTTCGGCGGGCCTGGCCGCAGTACGACGTGCGCGCGGTCGAGACCTTCTTCTCCAGCCGCGGATGGGCCCGCCAGTCGATCGACATGGGCTGGCGCTTCTCGCGGCGTACCGACTTCGAGTCCGTCGTACGCATCGAGTTCGCCCCGGCGCTGGCCGCGCAGATCATCGCCGAACACGCCGGGCTCGACGTGGACTACGCGGTCAACCTCTGGATCAAGACTTTTTGA
- the lgt gene encoding prolipoprotein diacylglyceryl transferase, whose product MHTMLATSLASIPSPTVGAIHLGPIKIQMYAICILTGVIFAIWLSGRRLVARGGAPGEILDLAVWAVPFGLIGGRLYHIFTTPEPYFGKNGHLIDIFKVWNGGLGIWGAIALGAVGAYIGARKAKLRMAVVADAMAPGIVIAQGIGRIGNYFNNELYGGATNLPWKLEIYDYDLTKGEAIRDAAGNPIVKGYYQPTFLYELIWDVAVGCVLLWLDKKYKLGRGRVFALYVALYCLGRLGVEKLRTDQAEIILGQRLNVWTALIVGLAGLVVFFVRKGPRETSAYVDGRAPVVQTPATDNDSLDAAGQDASEGPDATADTAPDPPPDPPDPTDPPDK is encoded by the coding sequence ATGCACACCATGCTGGCGACGTCACTTGCGTCCATCCCGAGTCCGACGGTCGGCGCGATCCACCTCGGGCCGATCAAGATTCAGATGTACGCCATCTGCATCCTCACCGGCGTAATCTTCGCGATCTGGCTCAGCGGCAGGCGGCTGGTGGCCCGCGGCGGTGCGCCCGGGGAGATTCTCGACCTCGCGGTGTGGGCCGTGCCTTTCGGTTTGATCGGCGGCCGGCTCTACCACATCTTCACGACACCCGAGCCTTACTTCGGCAAGAACGGCCACCTGATCGACATCTTCAAGGTGTGGAACGGCGGACTCGGGATCTGGGGCGCGATCGCGCTCGGCGCGGTCGGTGCCTACATCGGCGCCCGCAAGGCGAAGCTTCGGATGGCCGTCGTCGCCGACGCGATGGCGCCGGGCATCGTGATTGCGCAGGGGATCGGCCGGATCGGCAACTATTTCAACAACGAGCTGTACGGCGGCGCCACCAACCTGCCGTGGAAGCTCGAGATCTACGACTACGACCTCACCAAAGGCGAGGCGATCCGCGATGCCGCCGGAAACCCGATCGTCAAGGGCTACTACCAGCCCACGTTTCTCTACGAGCTGATCTGGGACGTCGCCGTCGGCTGTGTGCTGTTGTGGCTGGACAAGAAGTACAAGCTCGGCCGCGGCCGGGTGTTCGCGCTGTACGTCGCGCTCTACTGCCTCGGCCGGCTAGGTGTGGAGAAGTTGCGCACCGACCAGGCCGAGATCATTCTGGGGCAGCGGCTCAACGTGTGGACGGCGCTCATCGTCGGCCTCGCCGGGCTGGTCGTGTTTTTCGTGCGCAAGGGCCCGCGTGAGACGTCGGCGTACGTCGACGGCAGAGCGCCCGTCGTGCAGACTCCCGCCACCGACAACGACAGCCTCGACGCGGCGGGCCAGGATGCCTCTGAGGGGCCCGACGCGACAGCGGATACGGCGCCCGATCCGCCGCCCGACCCACCCGATCCGACTGACCCACCCGACAAGTAG